From Echinicola jeungdonensis, the proteins below share one genomic window:
- the gcvH gene encoding glycine cleavage system protein GcvH, giving the protein MNFPKELKYTKDHEWVKIEDNIATIGITEFAQRELGDIVYVEVETVGETIEAGEVFGTVEAVKTVSDLFMPIEGEIIEFNEELEEAPELVNEAPYEGGWMIKVKFEGELPSDLLSSEAYAELVGES; this is encoded by the coding sequence ATGAATTTCCCAAAAGAGTTAAAATACACCAAAGACCACGAGTGGGTGAAAATTGAAGACAATATAGCTACAATCGGAATTACGGAGTTTGCCCAAAGAGAATTGGGAGATATTGTTTATGTGGAAGTAGAAACTGTGGGTGAAACTATTGAGGCCGGAGAAGTGTTCGGTACAGTAGAAGCTGTAAAGACGGTTTCCGACTTGTTTATGCCCATAGAAGGGGAAATCATCGAATTCAATGAGGAATTGGAGGAGGCACCAGAATTGGTCAATGAAGCCCCTTACGAGGGAGGCTGGATGATCAAGGTGAAATTTGAAGGGGAGCTACCTTCGGATTTACTTTCCTCTGAAGCATATGCAGAACTCGTGGGAGAATCCTGA
- a CDS encoding VanZ family protein — MQNSWENPDKVLGNLTVALLWLALLIWLILSPGENLPSAPDIPGLDKMVHFGLFAGLLFLWNRVWRYRQRKIKKVIFITNYLVFGIIFAILIEEVQRFIPDRSYDVGDIIANLLGSMIGTICFIILYKQRCRFV, encoded by the coding sequence ATGCAGAACTCGTGGGAGAATCCTGATAAAGTTCTGGGAAACCTAACAGTTGCACTTCTTTGGCTGGCCTTATTAATTTGGCTGATCTTATCTCCAGGTGAAAACCTTCCCTCCGCTCCAGACATACCTGGCTTGGACAAGATGGTTCATTTTGGACTGTTTGCCGGATTGCTCTTTCTTTGGAACAGAGTTTGGAGATATAGGCAAAGAAAAATAAAAAAAGTGATTTTCATTACTAACTACTTAGTTTTTGGAATCATATTTGCTATATTAATTGAAGAAGTTCAACGGTTTATACCAGACAGGTCTTATGATGTAGGAGATATTATAGCCAATTTGCTGGGAAGTATGATTGGGACCATTTGTTTTATTATTTTGTACAAGCAGCGATGTAGGTTTGTATAA
- a CDS encoding energy transducer TonB, producing the protein MEAKKTPKADLTKKTGMFFHLGLLISVGLVLFAFEYKTYESSELMDLGTVEDDFEELLDIPITEQPPPPPPPVEQPIIEEVPDEVEIEEKIEVDFDVDVQEETVVKEVVIQDAPVQEKADEIFDVVETMPQPPGGMEGWMKYLNKNLKYPTQARRMGIEGTVYVVFVVNTDGSIQDVGILRGIGGGCDEEAVRVVKNAPKWTPGKQRGRPVRVKMRLPIRFKLS; encoded by the coding sequence ATGGAAGCTAAAAAGACGCCAAAAGCTGATTTGACCAAGAAGACAGGCATGTTCTTCCATCTTGGTCTGTTGATCAGTGTGGGCCTTGTACTGTTCGCTTTCGAGTACAAAACTTACGAAAGCAGTGAGCTGATGGACTTGGGAACAGTAGAAGACGATTTTGAGGAATTATTGGATATTCCGATTACGGAACAACCACCTCCACCACCACCACCAGTTGAGCAACCCATCATTGAAGAAGTTCCCGATGAGGTAGAAATCGAGGAAAAAATCGAAGTTGACTTCGATGTGGATGTTCAAGAAGAAACCGTGGTCAAAGAAGTGGTGATCCAGGACGCACCCGTACAGGAAAAAGCGGATGAGATTTTCGACGTGGTAGAAACCATGCCTCAACCACCTGGTGGAATGGAAGGTTGGATGAAGTACTTAAATAAAAACCTTAAGTACCCCACCCAAGCCAGAAGAATGGGAATTGAAGGTACCGTTTATGTAGTGTTTGTGGTTAATACAGATGGTTCTATTCAAGACGTTGGTATCCTTAGAGGTATCGGAGGTGGATGCGATGAAGAAGCCGTTAGGGTAGTGAAAAATGCTCCTAAATGGACTCCTGGTAAACAAAGGGGGCGTCCAGTAAGGGTGAAAATGAGATTGCCCATCCGATTTAAATTGAGCTAA
- a CDS encoding helix-turn-helix domain-containing protein — protein MDPLMSMNEAFIVRLNGILEKNYKNEKFGVKELASEAGISRSNLHRKLHQINGLSASEFIMAFRLQKAYVLLKNEVSTVSEIAYAVGFKSPSYFSKCFQNQYHFSPGNVKNRAEVQAPLIPNIDLSKETSKNKSFFGNFLHLNNLARQNLKVYSFTVVIIVLLIALGVITTLNLRSGNDLQTTKSIAILPIEATSKLINEEILSEGMHQGLISSLGKIKGFNVLSRNTTLKYKDSQKSKDHIIRELGIDFLVAGKVNYSDKDSVFLDLTLHKMGSPESGLLKFTFNNSVENIISIQNEATKNIGLSSGVLLKPQKGLDQENTRKIDKLAYKNYIRGMYYLHKSTQEEFDKGIQYLYKALDADPAEPLVYAGLAYGYVILGHSSSENRDVFGMAKFAARKAIELDSTQLEAYAAMASINIYHDRKWKEAEELFDYLLMRNPSMANVHYDKAWYCMLIGDKVNAIKHHELAEKLDPFNSKYIAWSGWLYAYYGHYDKAMEKVETALQISPNNPVAYFTKGFIHQLKNDTARAMQAYAKVYELNPRMIGMYGAFSAKNGEIRKTYELIEEVKTWPKSPWKNWTLAVLYAGLNDTKEAVRMLNTEPKHAFVAWAAVVPAFDGIKHQDEFKSFVSSLNLPVRKEKTVGTLLK, from the coding sequence ATGGATCCACTAATGTCAATGAATGAGGCGTTTATTGTAAGGCTTAATGGCATACTGGAAAAAAATTATAAAAACGAAAAGTTTGGTGTAAAGGAACTAGCCTCTGAAGCAGGGATCAGCAGATCAAATCTCCACCGGAAATTGCATCAAATCAATGGGCTGTCTGCCAGTGAATTTATTATGGCGTTCAGGCTCCAAAAAGCCTACGTTTTATTGAAAAATGAGGTATCAACCGTCTCTGAAATTGCTTATGCTGTTGGATTTAAAAGCCCATCCTATTTTTCCAAGTGTTTTCAAAATCAATATCACTTTTCGCCGGGAAATGTAAAAAATAGAGCTGAAGTTCAGGCACCACTAATTCCCAATATAGACCTTTCAAAAGAAACCTCTAAAAACAAGTCCTTTTTTGGGAATTTTCTTCATCTTAATAATCTGGCCAGACAAAATCTCAAGGTTTATTCCTTCACGGTGGTTATTATAGTGCTTTTGATCGCTTTAGGAGTGATTACCACCCTAAACCTAAGGAGTGGCAATGATTTACAAACAACCAAATCAATTGCTATTTTACCTATTGAAGCCACTTCCAAATTGATCAACGAAGAAATTTTATCGGAAGGAATGCATCAAGGTTTAATTAGTTCACTTGGAAAAATCAAGGGTTTTAATGTGCTCTCCAGAAATACAACCTTAAAATATAAGGATAGCCAAAAATCCAAAGACCATATAATAAGAGAACTAGGTATTGATTTTTTAGTTGCCGGAAAGGTAAATTATTCCGATAAGGATAGTGTATTCCTGGATTTGACCCTTCATAAAATGGGCTCCCCAGAATCCGGTTTACTTAAGTTTACTTTCAACAATTCGGTTGAAAACATCATTTCCATTCAAAATGAGGCAACAAAAAACATTGGCTTATCATCAGGGGTTCTTTTAAAACCACAAAAAGGTTTAGATCAAGAAAACACAAGAAAAATAGATAAACTCGCCTACAAAAATTATATACGAGGTATGTATTACCTTCATAAGTCAACTCAGGAGGAGTTTGACAAGGGAATCCAGTACCTATATAAAGCCCTTGATGCTGATCCAGCGGAACCATTAGTTTACGCTGGATTGGCCTACGGTTATGTTATTTTGGGGCACAGTTCTTCTGAAAACAGAGATGTATTCGGCATGGCTAAATTTGCCGCACGAAAAGCTATTGAATTGGATTCTACTCAATTGGAAGCTTATGCTGCCATGGCAAGTATCAATATTTACCATGATAGAAAATGGAAGGAGGCAGAAGAATTATTTGACTACTTGTTGATGAGAAATCCGAGTATGGCCAATGTCCACTATGATAAGGCTTGGTATTGCATGTTGATTGGGGACAAAGTAAATGCCATAAAGCATCATGAATTAGCTGAAAAATTGGATCCTTTCAATTCCAAATACATTGCATGGTCAGGTTGGCTTTATGCCTATTATGGGCATTATGATAAGGCCATGGAAAAAGTTGAAACAGCCTTGCAGATATCTCCAAATAACCCGGTTGCCTATTTTACAAAAGGATTTATTCATCAGTTGAAAAATGACACAGCACGGGCAATGCAAGCTTATGCTAAGGTTTATGAGCTAAATCCCAGGATGATCGGCATGTATGGTGCATTTAGTGCCAAGAATGGAGAAATTAGAAAAACCTATGAATTAATTGAGGAAGTGAAAACCTGGCCAAAATCCCCTTGGAAAAATTGGACCTTGGCTGTTTTGTACGCCGGTCTAAATGATACTAAAGAAGCGGTTAGGATGTTGAATACAGAACCAAAGCATGCTTTTGTGGCTTGGGCTGCCGTTGTTCCTGCATTTGACGGCATAAAGCACCAGGATGAATTTAAATCTTTTGTTTCAAGTTTAAACTTACCTGTCAGAAAGGAGAAAACCGTAGGTACTCTCCTAAAATAG
- a CDS encoding polysaccharide lyase, with the protein MMKISQIVSASLLAFSLFGAVLHANAQHNHHSSNQPEPGQIPPHPPRLPEGAIPAFPGAWGAGMFTTGGRGGEVIAVTNLNDKGEGSLRAALEAEGPRIVVFRVAGNIKLTEDINIDHPDLTIAGQSAPGDGICLQGTLNINTHNVIIRHIRVRRGVPVGGQGDDNIGGNPDHHIIIDHCSTSWGMDENISLYRHMRPSLDGSTRIKDPAEHITIQWTISSEALDARGHAFGGTWGGNPSTFHHNLFACNTARNPSIGMSGAFDFRNNVIFNWRHRTMDGGDETSLINVINNYYKPGPATNEDMLAVFARVEERSMYSPGSAWAEGGWYPKEENRPGKWYVAGNIMDGNKEITENNWEGMRGSERLARVNTPFVGWPVSPHETAQNAFLSVLKKAGATLPRRDAVDKRVTEMVATGKPMTETGILKDISEVGGYPSLNYDPDEVPSDMDGDGMPDEWENKYNFNPENPADGAIDSDGDGYTNVEEFLNGTDPKEKIDYRNLGNNIDTIS; encoded by the coding sequence ATGATGAAAATCAGTCAAATAGTCAGTGCAAGTTTACTTGCTTTTTCACTTTTTGGGGCAGTTTTACATGCAAATGCCCAGCATAACCACCATTCTAGCAATCAACCAGAACCAGGACAGATTCCTCCCCATCCTCCTAGGCTTCCTGAGGGAGCTATTCCCGCATTCCCTGGAGCATGGGGTGCCGGTATGTTCACTACAGGTGGACGAGGAGGAGAGGTCATTGCGGTGACAAACCTAAATGACAAAGGAGAAGGTAGTTTGCGTGCTGCACTTGAAGCAGAAGGTCCCCGTATTGTAGTATTTCGCGTAGCGGGAAATATCAAATTAACGGAGGATATCAATATTGATCATCCGGATCTAACCATTGCAGGTCAGTCTGCACCAGGAGATGGTATTTGCTTACAGGGAACACTTAATATTAATACACATAATGTTATAATAAGGCATATACGTGTTCGCCGTGGTGTTCCTGTTGGAGGACAAGGAGACGATAATATCGGAGGAAATCCTGACCATCATATCATCATTGACCACTGTTCAACGAGCTGGGGAATGGATGAAAATATATCCCTTTATCGTCACATGAGGCCTTCATTGGATGGAAGTACGCGAATAAAGGATCCAGCCGAACACATTACCATTCAGTGGACCATTTCAAGTGAAGCACTTGATGCCAGAGGGCATGCTTTTGGGGGTACTTGGGGAGGCAATCCTTCTACATTCCATCATAATTTGTTTGCCTGTAATACGGCAAGGAATCCATCCATAGGGATGTCCGGTGCATTTGACTTTCGAAATAATGTAATTTTCAACTGGCGTCACCGTACTATGGATGGGGGAGATGAAACCTCGTTAATAAATGTGATCAACAATTACTATAAACCGGGTCCCGCAACCAATGAAGACATGTTGGCTGTATTTGCGAGGGTGGAAGAACGCAGCATGTATTCCCCAGGAAGTGCATGGGCTGAGGGAGGATGGTATCCTAAGGAAGAAAATAGACCCGGAAAATGGTATGTTGCCGGTAACATAATGGATGGAAATAAAGAAATAACTGAAAATAATTGGGAAGGAATGCGTGGTTCTGAGAGGCTTGCAAGAGTGAACACTCCTTTTGTAGGTTGGCCTGTTTCACCTCATGAAACAGCACAGAATGCTTTTCTTTCTGTGTTGAAAAAAGCGGGAGCCACACTTCCAAGGAGAGATGCTGTCGATAAACGGGTTACAGAAATGGTTGCAACAGGAAAACCAATGACCGAGACAGGTATTTTAAAAGATATTTCCGAAGTTGGCGGTTATCCTTCATTAAATTACGATCCTGATGAAGTTCCTTCAGATATGGATGGGGATGGTATGCCGGATGAATGGGAGAATAAATACAATTTCAACCCTGAAAATCCGGCCGATGGAGCCATTGACTCCGATGGCGATGGATATACCAATGTGGAAGAATTTCTCAACGGTACCGACCCTAAAGAAAAAATAGATTATCGTAACCTTGGGAACAATATAGATACCATAAGTTAA
- the msrB gene encoding peptide-methionine (R)-S-oxide reductase MsrB gives MSDYPSKNPYYSRTDTTHLEVSDAEWKRVLPADVYAVAREEATERAFTGKYWDADAKGTYYCKVCGNKLFKSDAKFASSCGWPSFFEPVRDHSVIYKPDNTHGMQRTEVECARCNSHLGHIFDDGPAPTYKRFCMNSIVLDFEPEKQVGN, from the coding sequence ATGTCAGATTACCCGTCCAAAAACCCCTATTATTCAAGAACCGATACCACCCATTTGGAAGTAAGTGATGCCGAATGGAAGAGGGTTTTGCCTGCTGATGTATATGCGGTAGCCAGGGAGGAAGCTACAGAAAGAGCTTTTACCGGCAAGTACTGGGATGCGGATGCAAAAGGGACCTATTACTGCAAAGTATGTGGAAACAAGCTTTTTAAATCAGATGCCAAATTTGCAAGTTCTTGTGGTTGGCCCAGTTTTTTTGAACCAGTCAGGGACCATAGTGTAATTTACAAACCGGACAATACCCATGGAATGCAGCGCACCGAAGTGGAATGTGCCCGTTGCAATTCGCATCTTGGACATATCTTTGATGATGGGCCAGCTCCTACCTATAAACGTTTCTGTATGAATTCCATCGTTTTGGATTTTGAGCCAGAAAAGCAAGTAGGGAATTAA
- a CDS encoding sodium:solute symporter family transporter, producing the protein MGPSRLRVLIGGLWIANLYYWGFNQYIIQRTLAAKSLRESQKGIVLAAFLKILIPLIVVLPGIVAFVINSGPEGTISETYTDASFFAEGGRIINDNAAPWLINEFVPVGLKGLVLAALSAAIVSSLASMLNSTATIFTMDIFKPYFGKNASEQKLVNVGRGSAALALIIAVILAPQLKNLGQVFQYIQEYTGIVSPGILAVFLLGLFWKKTTNRAAIWGVVMSIPIAFYFKIAPNGWSESPFFLNLPFLDQMLYTCILTIIVMVLISYWQFGGENHPKAINIKKGMFKTEPVFNICSFLVCLILAMLYALFW; encoded by the coding sequence GTGGGACCTTCCCGGCTTAGGGTATTGATAGGGGGGCTCTGGATAGCCAACCTATATTATTGGGGTTTTAACCAATATATCATTCAAAGAACACTGGCAGCCAAGAGCCTTCGGGAATCCCAGAAGGGTATTGTTCTAGCCGCTTTTCTGAAAATACTTATTCCTTTGATCGTTGTTCTTCCGGGAATAGTGGCTTTTGTAATAAATTCCGGGCCAGAAGGTACCATTTCAGAAACCTACACGGATGCCTCCTTCTTTGCCGAAGGGGGAAGGATAATTAATGATAATGCCGCCCCTTGGTTGATCAATGAATTTGTTCCGGTGGGACTAAAAGGATTGGTGTTGGCAGCATTATCTGCAGCTATTGTTTCTTCCCTGGCTTCTATGCTTAATTCAACTGCTACTATTTTTACAATGGATATTTTCAAGCCTTATTTCGGTAAAAATGCCTCTGAGCAGAAATTGGTTAATGTGGGGCGAGGATCTGCAGCTTTGGCACTTATTATCGCAGTAATATTGGCGCCTCAACTAAAAAATCTGGGACAGGTTTTTCAATACATACAGGAATATACCGGTATAGTGAGTCCTGGGATTTTGGCGGTCTTTTTATTGGGCTTATTTTGGAAAAAGACCACTAACAGAGCTGCCATTTGGGGAGTGGTGATGTCCATTCCCATTGCTTTTTATTTTAAAATTGCCCCCAATGGCTGGTCAGAAAGCCCTTTCTTCCTCAATCTTCCATTTCTGGATCAAATGCTCTATACCTGTATTTTGACCATTATTGTGATGGTTTTGATCAGTTATTGGCAATTTGGGGGTGAAAATCACCCTAAGGCCATCAACATCAAAAAAGGGATGTTCAAAACCGAGCCCGTATTTAATATCTGTTCCTTTTTGGTTTGCCTTATTCTGGCTATGTTATATGCTTTGTTTTGGTAA
- a CDS encoding sodium:solute symporter family transporter: MEFSIWDTIIFVSYGLIIVTIGLWVSRGKGETSEAYFLAGKSLPWWAIGASLIAANISAEQFIGMSGSGFAIGLAIASYEWMAALTLLIVGKFFLPIFIEKKLYTIPEFVEVRYSTTLKSILAVFWICLFVFVNLTSVLYLGATALDTIMGDGSGEIFTYCIFGLALFAATYSLYGGLSAVAWTDVLQVTLLVAGGAVTTWIALSHVTESGGVLDGLAEVYEKAPEKFSMILDKGEIITPNNKDAWWDLPGLGY; this comes from the coding sequence ATGGAGTTTTCCATCTGGGATACCATCATTTTTGTAAGTTATGGTTTAATTATAGTTACTATTGGCCTTTGGGTATCCCGGGGAAAAGGGGAGACCTCGGAAGCCTATTTTTTGGCGGGGAAGTCTTTGCCGTGGTGGGCCATTGGGGCTTCACTTATTGCAGCCAATATTTCCGCAGAACAGTTTATCGGCATGTCTGGCTCTGGTTTTGCCATTGGATTGGCCATTGCTTCCTATGAATGGATGGCAGCCCTGACCCTATTGATAGTGGGGAAATTTTTTCTACCCATTTTTATTGAAAAGAAGCTCTATACCATTCCGGAATTTGTGGAGGTGAGGTATAGCACCACCCTCAAAAGTATATTGGCGGTATTTTGGATTTGCCTCTTTGTTTTTGTCAACCTAACCTCTGTGTTGTATTTGGGAGCAACTGCTTTGGATACCATCATGGGGGATGGAAGTGGGGAAATATTTACTTATTGCATTTTCGGACTGGCCTTATTTGCAGCAACTTATTCCCTTTATGGAGGGCTTTCCGCAGTTGCCTGGACCGATGTATTGCAGGTAACTTTATTGGTCGCTGGCGGTGCTGTCACTACTTGGATTGCACTTTCCCATGTTACCGAAAGTGGAGGCGTACTGGATGGTTTGGCGGAGGTTTATGAAAAAGCACCTGAAAAATTTTCCATGATATTGGACAAAGGAGAAATTATTACTCCAAACAATAAGGATGCCTGGTGGGACCTTCCCGGCTTAGGGTATTGA
- a CDS encoding glycoside hydrolase family 127 protein yields the protein MKNSTLSFFVLALLLGQFSCQGNKKNKVDTAKPDYHYPISHVDIKNVKLTDNFWLPLIEKVQKKTIAYALKKCKEEGRLDNFLIAGGELEGEAKGAMPFDDSDVYKVIEGASNSLISSPDPKLESLLDSLISIVKKGQEVDGYLTTWRTINPKKPTATWVKVVDGKRWESLDMSHELYNSGHMYEAAAVHYKATGKRNFLDIALKNADLVVKTFGNGPDQINNVPGHQIIETGLIKLYELTGEEKYLNTAKYFLNNRGNPENHKLYGEYAQDHIPVTEQEEAVGHAVRAVYMYAAMTDIATLDKDTAYLHAVNHLWDNVVQKKMYLTGGIGAKHEGEAFGENYELPNLSAYNETCAAIGNVYWNHRLFNLTGEVKYFDIIERTLYNGLISGISHDGTHFFYPNPLESDGKYQFNQGACTRKEWFDCSCCPTNMIRFLPSLPGLIYAKQKDTIFVNLYASNDAEIELESGNVQIAQSTNYPWDAKVNVQFHSTTQKPVTLKLRVPGWVRGQVLPSDLYHYSAEKETLPQISINGKPVNFKINDGFVDLTRKWTKGDQISIDFPIKVRKVKANPNVEADQNKMALEYGPLVYAFEEMDNADHLDNLEIQQDFTANWNPDFMGGVNQLKGNQTSNIAIPYYTWSNRGIGKMKVWVPIK from the coding sequence ATGAAAAATTCAACCCTAAGCTTTTTTGTTCTCGCCCTCCTTTTGGGCCAATTTTCCTGTCAAGGAAATAAAAAAAATAAAGTTGATACCGCAAAACCTGACTACCACTACCCCATCAGTCATGTGGATATCAAAAATGTAAAATTAACCGATAATTTTTGGTTACCGCTTATTGAAAAAGTTCAAAAAAAAACCATTGCTTATGCTTTGAAAAAATGCAAGGAAGAAGGTCGTCTTGATAATTTCTTGATTGCCGGGGGAGAACTGGAAGGGGAGGCCAAAGGGGCCATGCCCTTTGATGATTCTGACGTGTACAAAGTTATTGAAGGTGCTTCCAACTCCCTGATCAGCTCCCCGGACCCCAAACTTGAAAGTTTACTGGATTCCCTGATTTCAATAGTAAAGAAAGGTCAAGAAGTGGATGGTTACCTGACAACCTGGAGGACAATTAACCCTAAAAAGCCAACAGCCACTTGGGTGAAAGTCGTTGATGGAAAAAGATGGGAGTCCCTTGACATGAGTCATGAACTTTACAATTCAGGGCATATGTACGAAGCTGCTGCTGTTCATTATAAAGCTACCGGAAAAAGAAACTTTTTGGATATTGCTTTAAAAAATGCGGATTTGGTAGTCAAAACATTTGGTAACGGCCCTGACCAAATCAACAACGTACCAGGTCATCAAATCATTGAAACCGGTCTTATCAAATTGTATGAATTGACCGGGGAGGAAAAATACCTGAATACTGCGAAATACTTTCTCAACAACCGGGGGAACCCTGAAAATCACAAACTATATGGCGAATATGCCCAAGACCATATTCCAGTAACGGAACAGGAAGAAGCAGTTGGCCATGCAGTCCGGGCTGTTTATATGTATGCAGCCATGACGGATATCGCCACCCTGGATAAAGACACTGCTTATTTGCATGCGGTAAACCATTTGTGGGACAATGTTGTCCAAAAGAAAATGTACCTAACAGGTGGAATCGGCGCCAAACATGAAGGTGAAGCCTTTGGGGAAAATTATGAATTACCTAACCTGTCTGCCTATAATGAAACTTGCGCAGCCATTGGCAATGTCTATTGGAACCACAGGTTATTTAATTTGACCGGGGAAGTAAAGTATTTTGATATCATTGAAAGAACACTTTACAATGGTCTGATTTCAGGAATATCGCATGATGGCACCCACTTCTTTTATCCCAACCCCTTGGAATCGGATGGAAAATACCAGTTCAACCAGGGAGCTTGTACCCGAAAAGAGTGGTTTGACTGCTCTTGTTGTCCTACCAACATGATCAGGTTCTTGCCCTCTCTTCCAGGCTTGATTTATGCAAAACAAAAGGACACCATCTTTGTAAATCTATATGCTTCCAATGATGCCGAAATTGAATTGGAAAGCGGAAATGTTCAAATTGCCCAATCCACCAATTATCCTTGGGATGCCAAGGTAAATGTTCAATTCCATTCAACCACCCAAAAACCAGTCACCTTAAAATTAAGGGTTCCAGGATGGGTTAGGGGACAAGTGTTGCCAAGTGATTTATACCATTATTCAGCTGAAAAAGAAACCCTTCCCCAAATTTCCATCAATGGAAAACCGGTAAATTTCAAAATTAATGATGGTTTTGTGGACCTTACTCGAAAATGGACAAAAGGAGACCAAATCAGCATCGATTTTCCTATAAAAGTGAGAAAAGTAAAGGCCAATCCAAATGTAGAAGCTGATCAAAACAAAATGGCTTTAGAATATGGCCCTTTGGTTTATGCTTTTGAGGAAATGGACAATGCTGACCACTTGGATAATTTGGAAATCCAGCAAGATTTTACAGCCAATTGGAATCCTGATTTTATGGGAGGAGTTAATCAGCTTAAAGGAAATCAAACCAGCAATATTGCCATCCCATATTACACTTGGTCCAATAGAGGTATAGGAAAAATGAAAGTTTGGGTTCCAATTAAATAA
- a CDS encoding DUF4382 domain-containing protein, with translation MKNLRVMWAAFVLAFLALASCTNDEDANGEGKVSLNVTDAPIDEADVTGVFVTFTSVEYQMDGGSWEVFEEFDGPQTINLLELQNGETAFLGEFNGSAGNYTGLRFHLDAVAKNGSQSSNPGCYITFEDGSEEPLYVPSGEQTGYKAIGDFTVPVNGVVEVTADFDLRKSVTKAGATEMYILKPTIRVIVNDQAGEISGQVENSVEGSTYVVYAYEEGTYSEAEMDEPEGEGNRFPTAVTSTTVDAEGNYKLAFLAPGDYEVIVVEMDEEGNPVVKDQESGITLSSSQSVELDFSLEAIIQ, from the coding sequence ATGAAAAATCTAAGAGTAATGTGGGCAGCTTTTGTATTAGCATTTTTGGCCCTTGCTAGCTGTACTAACGATGAAGATGCAAATGGTGAAGGAAAGGTGAGCCTGAATGTGACAGATGCTCCTATTGACGAAGCTGATGTTACCGGCGTATTTGTAACCTTCACTAGTGTTGAGTATCAAATGGATGGAGGAAGCTGGGAAGTTTTTGAGGAATTTGATGGTCCTCAAACGATCAACCTCCTTGAATTACAAAATGGAGAAACGGCCTTTTTGGGTGAGTTTAATGGTAGTGCCGGGAATTACACTGGCCTGCGTTTTCACCTGGATGCTGTAGCGAAAAATGGTTCCCAGTCTTCTAACCCTGGGTGTTATATCACCTTTGAGGATGGTAGTGAAGAACCTCTTTATGTTCCCAGTGGAGAACAAACCGGCTATAAGGCAATCGGTGATTTTACAGTTCCTGTAAATGGTGTAGTAGAGGTTACTGCAGACTTTGACCTAAGGAAGTCAGTAACTAAAGCTGGAGCCACAGAAATGTATATTCTGAAACCGACCATCAGGGTCATTGTCAATGATCAGGCTGGAGAAATTAGTGGCCAGGTAGAAAATAGCGTTGAAGGTTCTACCTATGTGGTCTATGCCTACGAAGAAGGAACTTATTCCGAAGCTGAAATGGATGAGCCAGAAGGAGAGGGCAACCGTTTCCCAACCGCTGTAACCAGTACTACAGTGGATGCAGAAGGTAATTATAAACTAGCTTTCCTTGCTCCAGGAGATTATGAAGTGATTGTAGTGGAAATGGACGAAGAAGGTAATCCTGTTGTGAAAGATCAAGAGTCAGGCATTACCTTGTCCAGTAGCCAAAGTGTTGAATTGGACTTCTCTTTGGAAGCCATTATTCAATAA